The following coding sequences are from one Aeromicrobium duanguangcaii window:
- a CDS encoding protein kinase domain-containing protein — translation MTVHRVLDGRYEMGDVIGHGGMAHVHCGRDIPSGDCVAIKVLRQELAEDPLFRSRFRREAQTMAGLDHPAIVSIIDTGYDTGAGGPADGARVPFIVMELVAGRSLREILRAGSVTVEQAIAYQVGLFSALEFSHRAGVVHCDVKPANVMVTPEGAVKLLDFGIARASGERADEISETLQFLGTPGYLSPEQVLGEPLDAASDLYSAGCLLHELLTGRPPFVGDPISVTYQHLHEEPPAAGTSVAGLDAVLARALAKNRRDRFSSARAFREALLAIATARSTE, via the coding sequence ATGACGGTGCACCGGGTCCTCGACGGGCGCTACGAGATGGGGGACGTGATCGGCCACGGCGGCATGGCCCACGTCCACTGCGGTCGCGACATCCCCTCGGGGGACTGCGTCGCCATCAAGGTGCTCCGCCAGGAGTTGGCCGAGGATCCACTGTTCCGGTCCCGGTTTCGCCGTGAGGCACAGACCATGGCCGGGCTCGACCACCCCGCGATCGTCTCGATCATCGACACCGGGTACGACACCGGAGCCGGGGGCCCGGCGGACGGGGCCCGGGTGCCGTTCATCGTCATGGAGCTCGTCGCCGGCCGATCCCTGCGCGAGATCCTGAGGGCCGGCAGCGTGACCGTCGAGCAGGCGATCGCGTACCAGGTCGGGCTCTTCTCGGCCCTGGAGTTCAGCCATCGGGCCGGTGTCGTCCACTGCGACGTCAAGCCGGCCAACGTGATGGTCACACCCGAGGGCGCCGTGAAGCTCCTGGACTTCGGGATCGCGCGTGCCAGTGGCGAGCGGGCCGATGAGATCAGCGAGACCTTGCAGTTCCTCGGGACGCCCGGGTATCTGTCGCCTGAGCAGGTCCTCGGCGAGCCGCTCGACGCCGCGAGCGATCTCTACTCGGCGGGATGCCTGCTCCACGAGCTGCTGACGGGGCGTCCGCCCTTCGTCGGCGATCCGATCTCGGTCACGTACCAACACCTCCACGAGGAGCCGCCGGCGGCCGGCACGTCCGTCGCCGGCCTCGATGCCGTGCTCGCGAGGGCACTGGCCAAGAACCGCAGGGATCGGTTCTCGAGCGCGCGAGCGTTCCGGGAGGCCCTGCTGGCCATCGCCACAGCACGGTCGACCGAGTAA
- a CDS encoding LLM class flavin-dependent oxidoreductase, translated as MEFLWYIPNQVDPGHRLDDTVEDHNGLRRLTQLARSVEEHGWGGALIGTGWKRPDTFTVATALAAGTETFNPLIAIRPGYWEPAHFASSAATLDQLSGGRVKVNIVSGADHQAQYGDDEGDQAQRYARTREFMRLVRRLWTEDAITFEGEYYRATEASLEHRPVARPGRPHPQLYFGGASEAAQRTAAAEADVQLFWGEPLDGVEARIDRLRSLSAALDRDLPPLEFGLRITTLVRDTTEEAWADAQARVAAMAAGRDEWAADPGRRVAVGQQRLIDLAHQGDVLDDCLYTAPARVGGGGAGSTWLVGSADEVAKALRRYADLGVTHFVLSDTPYEREIARIGDSLLPLLGSA; from the coding sequence ATGGAGTTCCTGTGGTACATCCCCAATCAGGTGGACCCCGGTCACCGGCTGGACGACACCGTCGAGGACCACAACGGCCTCCGTCGTCTGACGCAGCTGGCGCGCTCCGTCGAGGAGCACGGCTGGGGCGGTGCGCTCATCGGCACCGGCTGGAAGCGCCCGGACACGTTCACCGTCGCCACCGCGCTGGCGGCGGGCACCGAGACCTTCAATCCGCTCATCGCGATCCGGCCGGGGTACTGGGAGCCGGCCCACTTCGCCTCCTCCGCGGCCACGCTCGACCAGCTGAGCGGCGGACGCGTGAAGGTCAACATCGTCTCGGGCGCCGACCACCAGGCGCAGTACGGCGACGACGAGGGCGACCAGGCCCAGCGGTACGCCCGCACCCGTGAGTTCATGCGGCTGGTCCGCCGGCTGTGGACCGAGGACGCGATCACCTTCGAGGGGGAGTACTACCGGGCCACCGAGGCGAGTCTGGAGCACAGGCCCGTCGCGCGTCCGGGTCGCCCGCACCCGCAGCTCTACTTCGGCGGCGCCTCCGAGGCCGCCCAGCGCACCGCCGCGGCCGAGGCCGACGTGCAGCTGTTCTGGGGGGAGCCGCTCGACGGTGTCGAGGCGCGGATCGACCGGCTGAGGAGCCTCAGCGCCGCGCTCGACCGTGACCTGCCGCCCTTGGAGTTCGGGCTCCGCATCACCACGCTCGTGCGCGACACGACCGAGGAGGCCTGGGCGGACGCGCAGGCTCGCGTCGCCGCCATGGCCGCCGGACGCGACGAGTGGGCGGCCGACCCCGGCCGCCGCGTCGCCGTGGGGCAGCAGCGGCTGATCGACCTCGCGCACCAGGGCGACGTGCTCGACGACTGCCTCTACACAGCACCGGCGCGCGTCGGCGGTGGCGGCGCCGGCAGCACCTGGTTGGTCGGCTCCGCCGACGAGGTGGCCAAGGCCCTGCGCCGTTACGCCGACCTCGGCGTCACGCACTTCGTGCTCAGTGACACGCCC
- a CDS encoding thiamine pyrophosphate-requiring protein, which produces MADDGSQSQPERLVADLVVERLRAWGVHRTFGYSGDGINGLMGALRRAGGDPAFVQARHEENAALMAVGHAKYTGGVGVMISTQGPGAVHLLNGLYDAKLDHQPVVAIVGQQPTTALGAEYQQEIDLSALFKDVAAQYVQAVLAPEQAGMVVDRAFRTALATRSPCVVILPHDVQVAPAPEEPPHEHGVVPTTPQWRPPRVIPADSDLAEAADVLNAGARVALLVGQGARDAGDLVREVAERLGAGVTTSLLGKPWWDETLPISCGVMGHLGTTASGWLMDQCDTLLMIGTNDPWTEFYPAPGQARAVQIDIDGRHLGNRYPVDVGLVGDATETLTALLPLLKERSDTAWRTDVVEQVERWHRIAEERAGTDAVPLSPERVVRALTPRLPSDAQVSVDVGSVVYWYARHLTLPPGVQAHLSSTLASMGSGLPYGLAAKLDAPDRPVVALVGDGAMQMNGIAELVTVASRWQDWADPRFVVLVLNNRDLAEVTWEQRETEGDPRYDVSQSLPDFPYAGYADLLGLTGIRVERPEDVDAAWDRALGADRPVVIEAIVDPDVPLLPPFPAGEEKLESFHRALDQEDDAEHARDLLDQQAAQETD; this is translated from the coding sequence ATGGCAGACGACGGGAGCCAGAGCCAGCCCGAGCGGCTGGTCGCCGACCTGGTGGTCGAGCGCCTGCGCGCCTGGGGCGTGCACCGCACCTTCGGCTACTCCGGAGACGGCATCAACGGCCTCATGGGTGCGCTGCGCCGCGCCGGGGGCGATCCCGCGTTCGTCCAGGCGCGGCACGAGGAGAACGCCGCGCTCATGGCGGTCGGTCACGCCAAGTACACCGGCGGTGTGGGCGTCATGATCAGTACGCAGGGCCCGGGCGCCGTGCACCTGCTCAACGGGCTCTACGACGCCAAGCTCGACCACCAGCCCGTCGTCGCCATCGTCGGCCAGCAGCCCACCACCGCGCTCGGGGCGGAGTACCAGCAGGAGATCGACCTGAGCGCCCTGTTCAAGGACGTCGCGGCACAGTACGTCCAGGCCGTGCTCGCGCCGGAGCAGGCCGGCATGGTCGTGGACCGAGCGTTCAGGACGGCGCTGGCGACCAGGTCGCCGTGTGTCGTGATCCTCCCCCATGACGTGCAGGTCGCGCCGGCGCCCGAGGAACCGCCGCACGAACACGGCGTCGTGCCCACCACGCCGCAGTGGCGTCCGCCGCGCGTCATCCCGGCCGACAGCGACCTGGCCGAGGCCGCCGATGTGCTGAATGCCGGTGCGCGCGTCGCCCTCCTGGTCGGTCAGGGCGCCCGCGACGCGGGCGACCTGGTGCGCGAGGTGGCCGAGCGGCTCGGCGCGGGCGTCACCACGAGCCTGCTGGGCAAGCCGTGGTGGGACGAGACCCTGCCGATCAGCTGTGGCGTCATGGGCCACCTCGGCACGACCGCCTCCGGGTGGCTGATGGACCAGTGCGACACCCTGCTCATGATCGGCACCAACGACCCCTGGACCGAGTTCTATCCCGCGCCCGGCCAGGCCCGAGCGGTGCAGATCGACATCGACGGGCGCCATCTGGGCAACCGCTACCCCGTCGACGTGGGTCTGGTCGGCGACGCCACCGAGACGCTCACCGCGCTCCTGCCGCTGCTGAAGGAGAGGTCGGACACGGCCTGGCGGACCGACGTGGTCGAGCAGGTCGAGCGCTGGCATCGCATCGCCGAGGAGCGCGCGGGCACCGACGCCGTGCCGCTCAGTCCCGAGCGCGTGGTTCGCGCCCTCACGCCGCGCCTGCCCTCCGACGCGCAGGTCAGTGTCGACGTGGGTTCGGTCGTCTACTGGTACGCCCGGCACCTGACCCTGCCCCCGGGGGTCCAGGCGCACCTCTCGTCCACGCTGGCCTCGATGGGCTCGGGCCTGCCGTACGGCCTGGCGGCCAAGCTGGACGCCCCCGACCGACCGGTCGTCGCGCTCGTCGGCGACGGCGCCATGCAGATGAACGGCATCGCCGAACTGGTCACCGTCGCCTCGCGTTGGCAGGACTGGGCCGATCCTCGCTTCGTCGTGCTCGTGCTCAACAACCGCGACCTGGCCGAGGTGACGTGGGAGCAGCGCGAGACCGAGGGCGATCCTCGCTACGACGTCAGCCAGTCGCTGCCGGACTTCCCCTACGCGGGGTACGCCGACCTGCTGGGTCTGACCGGGATCCGGGTCGAGCGCCCCGAGGACGTCGACGCGGCGTGGGATCGCGCACTCGGGGCGGACCGCCCCGTCGTCATCGAGGCGATCGTCGACCCCGACGTGCCCCTGCTGCCTCCGTTCCCGGCGGGCGAGGAGAAGCTCGAGAGCTTCCACCGCGCGCTCGACCAGGAGGACGACGCCGAGCATGCCCGGGACCTGCTCGACCAGCAGGCCGCGCAGGAGACGGACTGA
- a CDS encoding alpha/beta fold hydrolase, with translation MGFITVGTENSTPIEFYYEDQGQGQPVVLIRGYPLDGHSWGRQTRALLEAGYRVIAYDRRGFGPSSKAGSGYDYDTLAADLHVVLSALDLRDVVLVGFSMGTGELARYVSTYGHERIAKLAFLASLEPYPVDADDNPGGVPGKVFDEIELAAKSDGYAWYTQFFSDFYYLAESFGSRLSQEVATANWNIAVSSAPVGAHAVVSSGIEDFREDVEAVRASGKPTLILHGTADNILPIDATARRFRELLPDAVYVEVEDAPHGLLWTHADEVNTALLSFLG, from the coding sequence ATGGGATTCATCACCGTCGGAACCGAGAACAGCACGCCGATCGAGTTCTACTACGAGGACCAGGGGCAGGGGCAGCCCGTCGTGCTGATCCGGGGCTACCCGTTGGACGGGCACAGCTGGGGGCGCCAGACCCGGGCGCTGCTCGAAGCGGGGTACCGCGTCATCGCGTACGACCGCCGCGGGTTCGGACCGTCGTCCAAGGCCGGGTCGGGATACGACTACGACACGCTCGCCGCCGACCTGCACGTCGTGCTGAGCGCCCTGGACCTGCGCGACGTCGTCCTCGTCGGCTTCTCGATGGGCACGGGCGAGCTGGCCCGCTACGTCTCGACGTATGGGCACGAGCGGATCGCGAAGCTGGCGTTCCTGGCCTCCTTGGAGCCCTACCCGGTCGATGCCGACGACAACCCCGGTGGCGTGCCGGGCAAGGTCTTCGACGAGATCGAGCTGGCGGCGAAGTCCGACGGCTACGCCTGGTACACGCAGTTCTTCTCCGACTTCTACTACCTCGCCGAGAGCTTCGGCAGCCGGCTCAGCCAGGAGGTCGCGACCGCCAACTGGAACATCGCCGTCTCGAGCGCCCCGGTGGGCGCGCACGCGGTCGTCTCCTCGGGGATCGAGGACTTCCGCGAGGATGTGGAGGCGGTCCGCGCGAGCGGCAAGCCCACCCTGATCCTGCACGGCACCGCGGACAACATCCTGCCCATCGACGCGACGGCGCGGCGGTTCCGCGAGCTGCTCCCGGACGCCGTCTACGTGGAGGTCGAGGACGCACCGCACGGGCTGCTGTGGACGCACGCGGACGAGGTCAACACCGCGCTGCTGTCCTTCCTCGGCTGA
- a CDS encoding NADPH-dependent F420 reductase has translation MTTFGILGAGQAGATLARVSVDAGYDVVIANSRGPETLAGLVRELGPKARAATVSEAAAAADFAILAFPYVPGTRLPVEDLAGKVVIDNNNYMVWRDGHYPEVDSGQKTVHELRQEQLPASKIVKAFSHVQFHERHPIRVPSDRLPAIVRLAWPAGAPDRKALVVSSDHPEAVEFVTAFYDDLGFDAVDNSPLSESWRSAPGTPMWKGSVDGQSRDELIANLKRAERVIA, from the coding sequence GTGACCACCTTCGGCATCCTCGGCGCCGGTCAGGCCGGCGCGACGCTCGCCCGCGTGTCGGTGGACGCCGGTTACGACGTCGTGATCGCGAACTCGCGGGGTCCCGAGACCCTGGCCGGTCTTGTCCGAGAGCTGGGCCCGAAGGCGCGGGCGGCGACCGTCTCCGAGGCGGCGGCCGCGGCCGACTTCGCGATCCTGGCGTTCCCCTACGTGCCCGGCACCCGCCTACCGGTCGAGGACCTGGCCGGCAAGGTCGTCATCGACAACAACAACTACATGGTCTGGCGCGACGGCCACTACCCCGAGGTCGACTCAGGGCAGAAGACGGTCCACGAGCTGCGCCAGGAGCAGCTGCCGGCGTCGAAGATCGTGAAGGCGTTCAGCCACGTCCAGTTCCACGAGCGTCACCCGATCCGCGTCCCGAGCGACCGGCTGCCGGCGATCGTCCGCCTGGCCTGGCCCGCGGGCGCACCCGATCGCAAGGCCCTGGTCGTCTCCAGCGACCACCCCGAGGCGGTCGAGTTCGTCACCGCCTTCTACGACGATCTGGGCTTCGACGCGGTGGACAACAGCCCGCTGAGCGAGTCGTGGCGCAGCGCCCCCGGCACGCCGATGTGGAAAGGCAGCGTCGACGGGCAGAGCCGTGACGAGTTGATCGCGAACCTGAAGCGCGCGGAGCGGGTCATCGCCTAG
- a CDS encoding ATP-binding cassette domain-containing protein yields the protein MCTSPVIDVADLFVTYDEFPAVKELSFQVRRGELYALLGTNGAGKTSTLEVIEGHRRAASDIVRILGESPRDRRPC from the coding sequence ATGTGCACCAGTCCAGTCATCGATGTCGCCGACCTTTTCGTCACGTACGACGAGTTCCCCGCGGTGAAAGAGCTCTCTTTCCAGGTGCGACGTGGCGAGCTCTACGCCCTGCTCGGCACCAACGGTGCCGGCAAGACCTCGACCCTCGAGGTGATCGAGGGACACCGCCGGGCCGCTTCGGACATCGTGCGGATCCTCGGTGAGAGCCCTCGGGACAGACGGCCATGCTGA
- a CDS encoding helix-turn-helix domain-containing protein, with amino-acid sequence MTPSTNHLGDYLRARRGLVKPEDAGIPDVGIRRVPGLRREEVAMLAGISADYYLRLERGKDRRPSVQVLESIARVLQLDAEHLDYLMTLTADKPRQRRRRPRRQTVPRGAHQLLMSLAQPAFIEDRYFDILAANPLATALSPRMAEGGNQMRDMFLDPAEQALYPQWQKVTNCFIANLRQSVGTDVDDPRFIELAGELSLASPWFRELWALHDVKGQEGTPLLFDHPEVGEMTLNRERLAIGGSDGLHLVVFHPDPGSQDAEKLAILASSALPVAVAQPHSPDLSTRESRA; translated from the coding sequence ATGACGCCGTCGACGAACCACCTGGGTGACTACCTGCGCGCCCGCCGAGGCCTCGTGAAGCCCGAGGACGCCGGCATCCCCGACGTCGGGATCCGCCGCGTGCCCGGGCTGCGCCGCGAGGAGGTGGCGATGCTCGCCGGTATCAGCGCCGACTACTACCTGCGCCTCGAGCGCGGCAAGGACCGCCGGCCGTCCGTGCAGGTCCTCGAGTCGATCGCCCGGGTGCTCCAGCTCGACGCCGAGCACCTCGACTACCTGATGACGCTGACGGCCGACAAGCCCCGTCAGCGACGACGTCGCCCGCGGCGCCAGACCGTGCCGCGCGGGGCGCACCAGCTGCTGATGTCGCTGGCCCAGCCGGCTTTCATCGAGGACCGCTACTTCGACATCCTGGCCGCCAATCCGCTGGCCACGGCGCTCTCCCCCCGGATGGCCGAGGGCGGCAACCAGATGCGCGACATGTTCCTCGACCCGGCCGAGCAGGCGCTGTACCCGCAGTGGCAGAAGGTCACGAACTGCTTCATCGCGAACCTGCGCCAGTCCGTGGGCACCGACGTCGACGACCCCCGGTTCATCGAGCTCGCCGGCGAGCTGTCGCTGGCCAGCCCGTGGTTCCGCGAGCTCTGGGCGCTCCACGACGTCAAGGGCCAGGAGGGCACGCCGCTGCTGTTCGACCACCCCGAGGTCGGCGAGATGACCCTCAACCGCGAGCGGCTCGCCATCGGCGGATCCGACGGCCTCCACCTGGTCGTGTTCCATCCGGACCCCGGCAGCCAGGACGCGGAAAAGCTCGCGATCCTCGCATCGTCGGCACTGCCCGTGGCCGTGGCGCAGCCGCACTCCCCCGACCTCTCCACCCGGGAGTCCCGCGCGTGA
- a CDS encoding SDR family NAD(P)-dependent oxidoreductase, whose product MTVTLITGANRGIGHEAARQLVALGHQVYVGARDPERGERAAAEIGARFVQLDVTDDASVASALATIESEEGHLDVLVHNAGILTDEVDGPTALRVFDTNAVGIVRVTEAALPLLRRSSHAVVVTVSSSMGSFWAVTNPERMEYSVPAALYAASKAAATMLTLQYAKAEPTIKLNALEPGFTDTELTAGMPGGRPVEISAKTVVELATIGADGPTGTLQDESGVLPW is encoded by the coding sequence ATGACCGTCACGTTGATCACGGGAGCCAACCGAGGCATCGGCCACGAGGCCGCCAGGCAGTTGGTGGCACTCGGCCACCAGGTCTATGTCGGTGCCCGCGACCCCGAGCGCGGCGAGCGGGCCGCGGCCGAGATCGGCGCGCGCTTCGTGCAGCTGGACGTCACGGACGACGCGTCGGTCGCGTCGGCGCTGGCGACGATCGAGTCCGAGGAGGGGCACCTCGACGTGCTCGTCCACAACGCCGGAATCCTCACCGACGAGGTCGACGGCCCGACGGCGCTGCGGGTCTTCGACACCAACGCGGTCGGCATCGTGCGGGTGACCGAGGCCGCACTGCCGCTGCTGCGCCGGTCCTCGCACGCGGTGGTCGTGACGGTGTCGAGCAGCATGGGGTCGTTCTGGGCCGTCACGAACCCCGAGCGCATGGAGTACTCCGTCCCGGCGGCGCTCTACGCCGCGTCGAAGGCGGCCGCGACGATGCTGACGCTGCAGTACGCGAAGGCCGAGCCCACGATCAAGCTCAACGCGCTCGAGCCGGGCTTCACGGACACCGAGCTGACCGCGGGCATGCCCGGCGGCCGACCTGTCGAGATCAGCGCCAAGACGGTCGTCGAGCTGGCGACCATCGGCGCCGACGGGCCGACGGGGACCCTGCAGGACGAGTCCGGCGTGCTGCCCTGGTGA